Within the Opitutaceae bacterium TAV5 genome, the region TGAAGATGACGAAAACAAGCTGCGCCGTCGTGCTGTTCCTGCTGGCTGCTGCATGGAGTACAGCCGCATCACCAGACAGGAAATCCGGAGGGCGGGACAATTCTGATCAGCACTGCCTTCTCCACTACACCTTTGAGGAGGAGGGTGGAGACGAGGTGGTCCGTGATCACGGGCCGCTGGGGCGGAATCTTTCCATCGGCTCCGCGATGAGCCGGAGCCTGCCCGGTGCGGGAGCGGGCGGAGGCACGGGAATCGGCCGAACCGGCGACCGGGATGTTTTTCTCTCAAGCTCGAGCGCCAGCACCCGCGCCGACGCTCATGTCGCGGGGTTCGACGGGCTCGTGTCATTCACGCTGTGCGGCTGGTACAGGCTCAATTTCAACCGTCGGACTCGCGGCACGCTCTTTCAGCTCGTGCCGCTGGAAGGCAACGGATTCCAGCTTCATTTCGGCTCCAAGGCGGGCGGCGCTCCCGACCGGTGGGCGATGTCTCTGGTCTCGGTGGTGGGGCCGGAGGGTAACAATCTGCACACGGGCGAGGGCGTCAGTTATTCGGCCTGGGACGATGCGTTCAGCCGCATGGACGAGTGGATTTTTTTCGCGCTGGTTTTTGATGCCGCCAGCCAGACCCGGCTGGTGGAGTTTTATGTGGGATCGGAGAACGATCCCGTCCGCCCTGCCGGACGGGTCAAGCGTCCGGGCCACTGGACCCGGGATTTCACGCTTGGCCGCATCGGCGGTATCCGGATTGCCAATGCGATGGACTCCCGGTCGCCGGTTCCGATGGGTGTCTACTTCGATGACCTGCGCCTGTTCGGCGCGCGAACCGGCGAGGAGGGCGCGCTTTCCCGCGACGAACTCGAACGCGTGCGCCAGCGCGCCCTGTCGGGCCATTCTCGATGAAATACGATTCTTCAAGTATCCGTTTTACTATTACTAACGATTTTTTGGCACGCGCCGGCAATGCGCGGCCGCTTTCCGCCTTTCGCGGGAAAAATCCGGCGACCGGCGAATGCCTGGAGGTGAACGCCTCGCACATCACCCGGGACGGCCTTCCGTGGCTCCCCGCGATGGGAGAATTTCACTACTCGCGGTGTCCGCGCGAGGAATGGGAACCGGCGATTCTGAAAATCAGGGCCGGTGGCATCCGGATTCTGGCGACCTACATTTTCTGGAATCACCATGAGGAGGAGCAGGGCGTGTTCGACTGGTCCGGCCGCCGCGACCTGCGCGCGTTTCTCGGATTGTGCAAGAAGCACGACCTGGAGGTGGCGTTGCGCATCGGTCCGTTCGCGCATGGCGAGGCTCGCAACGGCGGGCTGCCCGACTGGCTGTATGCGCAGCCGTTCGAGGCGCGGAGCGACGATCCGCGTTATCTGGCGCTGGTCGGGCGGTTGTTTGGCGAGATCGGGCGGCAGGCTGCCGGGTTCATGTTCGGCGAAGGCGGGCCGGTGGTGGCAATTCAACTGGAGAACGAGTTCATGGACAGCGCCGCCCCGTGGGAGACCACGCATGTCGAGGGTGTGGAATTCACTCCACGCGGGAGCGGGGGCATCGGGCATCTGCGCATGTTGAAGGAACTGGCGCGACACGCAGGTCTGGTGGCTCCGGTTTATACGGCGACAGGCTGGGGAGAGTCGCCCGTGTCGGAGGAAGAGTTTTTGCCGGTGTTCGGCGGCTACGCGTTTCATCCGTGGATCGATGCCGGCATCCCGCAAGAGCCGTCGGACAATTATGTGTTCCGCGATCTGCTGGCGGCGGACGAGAAGGCGCGGGGGTGGGGTGTGAAATTTGACGCCACGCGCGTGCCGTATGCGTGCTGCGAACTGGGCAGCGGCGTGCAGGTTTTTTACAAAAACCGCCCCGTGGTGCCGCCGGAAAGCGTGGACAGCATGCTGGTGGTGGCGCTGGGATCGGGGGCCAATCTGCCGGGGTTTTATGTTTACCACGGCGGCACCAATCCGGAGAGTCGGCGGGGTGGCTTCCTGAACGAGCACCGGTGTCCGCGTTTTTCGTATGATTTTCAGGCGCCAATCGGCGAGTTCGGCCAGTTGCGGGAATCGTATCACCGGTTGCGGCGGTTGTTTCTCTTTCTCGACGCGTGGGGCGCGGAACTGGCGCCGATGCGCGTGGTGCATCCCGACGGAGGTCCGGTCGTATCGCCGTCGGATGTGAGCAGGGTCCGCTGCGCGGTGCGTGCGGACGCGGGTGCGCCCGGGAACGAAGGGAAGGCCCGCGGGTTTGTCTTCATCAACAACTACCAGGATCATTGTCCGCTTCCGGATCGTGAACGGGTGGAAATCTGCCTCGCCGGTGCCGACGCGGCTGCATGGATGTTTTCCGTCCGCCTGAAGCCCGCTGTGTGCATGATTCTTCCCTTCGGGATGCAGGTGGGCGATGCGCGACTGGACTACGCCACGGTCCAGCCCTTGACGAAGCTGACCTGGCAGGAAAAAGACTATTTCTTCTTCCACGCACCGGAGGGGGTGGCCGCGCGACTGGCGTTTGACCGCCGGAGCGTGCGGTCGGTGAACTCCGGCAACGATGGCAGCCGGGTGTGCGAGGAGGGCGGTCATTTGCTCATCGACCTGGAGCCGGGGATTGAGTCGATGGTTTGCGTAACCGCTTCTTCGGGCCGGGAAGCCGTCATGGTTGTGCTGGACGACAAGGCGGCGTTGCAATTCTGGCGCGGACGTTTCGAAGGAGAGGAACGTGTGGTCGTGAGTTCCTGCGATGTGGTTTTTGCGAACGATCACATGGAGATTTTGGCCGAAACCGGAGGGCGCGATGTGGAATCGGTGACATTGCATGTATTCCCCCCGCTGGATGAATCGGGGGGCGCGAGGTCGGGCGTCTTCCAACGGCACAGCGTGGACGTGGAAACGCGATCGCCGCGTGTGGAGGTGGAGCAAATCGCGGCGTCGCGGGTGAGCGTGCGCGTGCGGGCGGAAGAGTTCGCCGGCTTCGACGAAGTCTTGTTGCGGATCGGCTACACTGGCGATGTGGGGAGCGCGTTCATCGGCGGACGTCTGGTGCACGACAACTTCGGCAACGGCCAGATCTGGGAACTGGGGCTGCGCCGGTTTTTCAGGGAAAACGGCGGGCGCGATATCGAAGTGCTGCTGGTCGCCGTGCCCCGGAGCGATGGCGGGAGCGGTTTTACCGCCGACCAGATGGCAAGTATCAAGGTATTGAACACGGATGGAAGTGGCGCGGGCATTCATTCCGTGCGCGTCACGGGGCGGCGGCGGGTGCGCTTCGCGCCCGTGCGGGCACGTCCGGAGGCCGAGGCAGCGCCCGAGCCTGAACTCGCGATGATCCGGTAATCCATCCCTCCGCATCCGGTGATTTTTTCCCGCAGGCAGCTCCCCGGCGGTGCTGCCCTGCGCCTTCATTTTTCCGTCTTATGCACATCCTCGACTGGCTCGTCATCCTCATCCCGTTGATCATCATCCTGACCATCGGCGTCGTCACGCATCGCTACATGAAAAGTGTCGCCCATTTTGTGTCCGGAGGACGCGTCGGAGGGCGCTATTTGCTGGCCGTAGCCAAGGGCGAGATGTCGGCAGGCGCCGTCGTGTTTGTGGCGTCGTGGGAGGTGTTCGCGCAGTCCGGGTTCATTCCCACGTGGTGGGGATGGATCACGGGTCCGGTGGCCATCGTCGTGGCGATTTTCGGGTTCGTCATTTACCGGTTTCGAGAGACGCGGGCCATGACGCTGGCGCAGTTTTTCGAGATGCGCTACAGTCGCAATTTCCGCCTGTTCGCCGGGGTGTTGGGATTCGTGGCCGGGGCGATCAACTTCGGCATCATCCCCGCGATCGGCGCGCGGTTCATGGTGTATTTTCTGCAACTGCCGCCGGAACTGACGGTCATTTCGTATTCAATTCCTACTTACATTCCGTTGATGGGAGTGTTCCTCGCCGTCGCCCTCACGCTTACGATTTCCGGCGGATTGATCACGCTGATGGTGACGGACTGCATCGAGGGGATTTTCTCCCAGTTGATGTATATCGTCATCATTGTGGGCGTGCTTTGCATGGTGGACTGGAGCGAGATGTCGGCCTTCATCGGCACGCGACCGCCGAATCATTCGATGGTCAATCCGTTCGATGCGTGGGCGGTGCAGGATTTCAATCTGTGGTTTGTCCTGATGGGTGTGTTTGTCGGCACCTACGGCACCATGGCCTGGCAAAATTCCAGCGCCTACAATGCGGCCGGAGCCACGCCGCACGAGGCGCGCATGGGTGGCCTGCTCGGGCGCTGGCGCGAGCAGGGGAAGAGTGCCGTGGTGGTGTTGCTGGCGCTGGCCGCGCTGACCTACCTGGGGCACCCCGATTTCGCCTCCGCGTCCGAAGACGCGCGCGAGTCGATTGCCGGCATCGGGCAGGCGCAGATCCAAAAGCAGATGACGATCCCGGTGGCGCTGTCCCACATGCTGCCGGTTGGCGTAAAGGGCGCGCTTTGCGCGGTGCTGTTGCTCGGCATTTTTGGCGGAGACTCCACGCATCTTCATTCCTGGGGCGGCATCCTCGCGCAGGATGTGATCCTGCCCCGCCTCAAACGTCCGCCTTCGCCAACGGGACACATCCGCCTGCTTCGGGTGTGCATCATCGGCGTGGCGATATTCGCATTTTTGTTCGGTGTATTTTTCCGGCAGACGGAATACATCATCATGTGGTGGCAGGTAACGACCGCCGTCTATGTCGGTGGAGCGGGCGCGGCGATTATCGGCGGACTTTACTGGAAGCGTGGCACCTCGGCCGGCGCATGGTCGGCGATGGTGACGGGAGCGATTCTTTCGGGCGGGGGCATCCTCGTTTACAAATTGTTCGGCGACGCATTTCTTTCACGGGCCTTGCAGGCGCTGGGTGTTCCCGTCCCGGATTTTACGGTCAACGGCATGCAGATTTCGTTTTTCTCCACGCTGGTGGCGATCACGTTATACGTTGTGGTTTCGCTGTGCACCTGCCGTCGTCCTTACCCGCTGAACAGGATGCTGCATCGCGAGGAACTGCCACTCGATGCCGATGGCCGGCCGATCGTCGCGAAGCGCCCGTGGACGCTCGGGCGAATCCTGGGCATCGACAGTTCGTTCGGCACCGGCGACAAGTGGATCACGGGGAGCCTGTTTGGCTGGGCGGCATTGTGGTTTGCGGTGTTGCTCGTCGGCACCGCCTGGAACCTTGTCGGACAATGGGGCTGGTTTTCATGGATCAAACCGTGGAGCCATGGCACGTGGCTGGGTTTCTGGCATGTGACGGCGATCGGCCTGCCCTGCCTGATCACGGTGGTGACCGGCATCTGGTTTACCTGGGGTGGCATCCGCGACATCCGGCGCCTTTTCCGTTCGCTTGCCGGTTACAAGATCGACGACACCGACAACGGCACCGTGGAGCAGCATAAACCCTGGTAAGCCGTCTTCTCGCAACCCGGAGGGGACTTTTTCATTTTTCCGCCACTTCGGCTGAAACTGTTTGCACCCCTCCGCCTTTTGACCCCGCCCCGCCGGCGCTCAGTGATGGACAGTCACTTCCATTCGCCAAAGTCGTTTCCATCCAGAAAAAGCTGTCCTTGTGCTGGTCCGGTCCATCATCTGACTCGCCCTGCCAGCATCCAGCCAGCTACCAACTTCCGGTTCCCGATAACAAACTTCCGATCCTCACCATGAGCCTCCCGATCAAACCAGCCTCCGAATGCCAGTTCGACCAAATCTCGCTTGGCGAAGTCATGCTCCGTCTTGACCCCGGCGAGACCCGCGTGCGCACCGCCCGCCACTTCACCGCCTGGGAAGGCGGCGGCGAATACAACACCTCGCGCGGCCTCCGCAAATGTTTCGGCTACAAAACCGCCGTC harbors:
- a CDS encoding beta-galactosidase, which codes for MKYDSSSIRFTITNDFLARAGNARPLSAFRGKNPATGECLEVNASHITRDGLPWLPAMGEFHYSRCPREEWEPAILKIRAGGIRILATYIFWNHHEEEQGVFDWSGRRDLRAFLGLCKKHDLEVALRIGPFAHGEARNGGLPDWLYAQPFEARSDDPRYLALVGRLFGEIGRQAAGFMFGEGGPVVAIQLENEFMDSAAPWETTHVEGVEFTPRGSGGIGHLRMLKELARHAGLVAPVYTATGWGESPVSEEEFLPVFGGYAFHPWIDAGIPQEPSDNYVFRDLLAADEKARGWGVKFDATRVPYACCELGSGVQVFYKNRPVVPPESVDSMLVVALGSGANLPGFYVYHGGTNPESRRGGFLNEHRCPRFSYDFQAPIGEFGQLRESYHRLRRLFLFLDAWGAELAPMRVVHPDGGPVVSPSDVSRVRCAVRADAGAPGNEGKARGFVFINNYQDHCPLPDRERVEICLAGADAAAWMFSVRLKPAVCMILPFGMQVGDARLDYATVQPLTKLTWQEKDYFFFHAPEGVAARLAFDRRSVRSVNSGNDGSRVCEEGGHLLIDLEPGIESMVCVTASSGREAVMVVLDDKAALQFWRGRFEGEERVVVSSCDVVFANDHMEILAETGGRDVESVTLHVFPPLDESGGARSGVFQRHSVDVETRSPRVEVEQIAASRVSVRVRAEEFAGFDEVLLRIGYTGDVGSAFIGGRLVHDNFGNGQIWELGLRRFFRENGGRDIEVLLVAVPRSDGGSGFTADQMASIKVLNTDGSGAGIHSVRVTGRRRVRFAPVRARPEAEAAPEPELAMIR
- a CDS encoding sodium:proline symporter; translated protein: MHILDWLVILIPLIIILTIGVVTHRYMKSVAHFVSGGRVGGRYLLAVAKGEMSAGAVVFVASWEVFAQSGFIPTWWGWITGPVAIVVAIFGFVIYRFRETRAMTLAQFFEMRYSRNFRLFAGVLGFVAGAINFGIIPAIGARFMVYFLQLPPELTVISYSIPTYIPLMGVFLAVALTLTISGGLITLMVTDCIEGIFSQLMYIVIIVGVLCMVDWSEMSAFIGTRPPNHSMVNPFDAWAVQDFNLWFVLMGVFVGTYGTMAWQNSSAYNAAGATPHEARMGGLLGRWREQGKSAVVVLLALAALTYLGHPDFASASEDARESIAGIGQAQIQKQMTIPVALSHMLPVGVKGALCAVLLLGIFGGDSTHLHSWGGILAQDVILPRLKRPPSPTGHIRLLRVCIIGVAIFAFLFGVFFRQTEYIIMWWQVTTAVYVGGAGAAIIGGLYWKRGTSAGAWSAMVTGAILSGGGILVYKLFGDAFLSRALQALGVPVPDFTVNGMQISFFSTLVAITLYVVVSLCTCRRPYPLNRMLHREELPLDADGRPIVAKRPWTLGRILGIDSSFGTGDKWITGSLFGWAALWFAVLLVGTAWNLVGQWGWFSWIKPWSHGTWLGFWHVTAIGLPCLITVVTGIWFTWGGIRDIRRLFRSLAGYKIDDTDNGTVEQHKPW